A genomic stretch from Telopea speciosissima isolate NSW1024214 ecotype Mountain lineage chromosome 7, Tspe_v1, whole genome shotgun sequence includes:
- the LOC122668694 gene encoding uncharacterized protein LOC122668694 — translation MGCSAFLPYSSNSNSTKPTATPPSQAYLYAAWTLLCTFNVCVVLGIERTIASGFWPLDLNGISRGTGSGRITNLMSRVVFFIGLYEIMLHWSRVTVRPVLDDTVIRVVRKERWVERVAMAASFGGLWWFGLRKEVETMVVILEVKRSELLMNVELVDLVNCWVYYLTLTIALVRLYWVFISLAKPILCISLGRSSSPSGGGDDDSKV, via the coding sequence ATGGGTTGTTCTGCTTTCCTTCCAtatagcagcaacagcaacagtaCTAAGCCCACTGCTACTCCACCATCCCAAGCTTACCTCTATGCTGCTTGGACTTTACTCTGCACGTTTAATGTCTGTGTTGTATTGGGCATTGAAAGGACTATAGCATCTGGGTTTTGGCCCCTTGACTTGAATGGCATCAGCAGAGGCACAGGAAGTGGTAGAATCACAAATTTGATGAGTCGGGTTGTGTTCTTTATAGGGTTGTATGAGATAATGCTTCATTGGTCGAGAGTCACAGTGAGACCAGTGTTGGATGACACGGTGATAAGGGTAGTGAGGAAGGAAAGATGGGTGGAAAGGGTTGCCATGGCTGCAAGCTTTGGTGGGTTGTGGTGGTTTGGTCTGAGGAAAGAGGTGGAAACCATGGTGGTCATCCTTGAGGTGAAGCGATCAGAGCTGTTGATGAATGTAGAATTGGTTGATCTAGTCAATTGCTGGGTCTATTACCTGACTCTAACGATTGCTTTGGTGAGGCTATATTGGGTCTTCATTTCGCTAGCCAAACCCATACTCTGTATCAGTCTTGGAAGAAGCTCTAGTCCatctggtggtggtgatgatgatagCAAGGTCTAA